A genomic segment from Actinoplanes sichuanensis encodes:
- a CDS encoding GntR family transcriptional regulator, protein MGEPAYRDVANAIRSDIEARRLVEGDRLPTVRELAQRFGVPTGTVAKAVDVLRADGVIVARHGRGLYVRSFGRIVRSSPDRLSRSWWGEGKSIQDRDTNGRLRAVNVVVEEVPATADVAEALAVPAGAAVLTRARRFAVEDRIVQLATSHIPLDVVAAAPAVGYTNPGAGGMYARMADAGLGPETFRETLVCRMPTSAEAELMALPRGTPVIAITRFAYTTMRRCVEVNEMVLDSSAYELEYVLGS, encoded by the coding sequence ATGGGTGAACCTGCGTACCGAGATGTCGCCAATGCGATCCGCAGCGACATCGAGGCGCGTCGCCTGGTGGAGGGCGACCGCCTGCCGACCGTTCGCGAACTCGCGCAGCGGTTCGGAGTGCCTACCGGCACCGTGGCCAAGGCCGTTGACGTTCTCCGTGCTGATGGCGTGATCGTGGCCCGGCATGGTCGAGGTCTCTATGTCCGGAGCTTCGGACGTATCGTTCGTTCGTCCCCCGATCGCCTTTCGAGGTCCTGGTGGGGTGAGGGTAAGTCGATTCAGGATCGCGATACCAACGGGCGACTCCGCGCTGTGAACGTGGTTGTCGAGGAGGTTCCCGCGACCGCGGATGTCGCGGAGGCACTTGCCGTCCCGGCGGGTGCGGCGGTGCTGACGCGTGCACGTCGGTTCGCCGTTGAGGATCGCATCGTTCAGCTGGCGACGAGTCACATCCCGTTGGACGTGGTAGCCGCGGCACCGGCGGTGGGCTATACCAATCCCGGGGCCGGCGGTATGTACGCCCGGATGGCGGATGCCGGCCTCGGCCCCGAGACGTTTCGGGAGACGCTGGTGTGTCGGATGCCGACGTCAGCCGAGGCCGAACTCATGGCCCTGCCCAGGGGTACACCGGTCATCGCGATCACCCGCTTCGCGTACACCACCATGAGGCGTTGCGTGGAGGTCAACGAGATGGTGCTCGACTCCAGCGCATATGAGCTGGAGTACGTGCTCGGTTCCTGA